ACGTCGGTGATCATCACGTTGCGGGCGCCGGCGTGCTTGGCGACGGCGGCGGCCATGATGCCGATCGGGCCCGCGCCGGTCACCAGCACGTCCTCGCCGACCAGCGGGAAGGACAGCGCGGTGTGCACGGCGTTGCCGAACGGGTCGAAGATCGCGGCGACGTCGAGGTCGACCGGCACCCGGTGCACCCAGACGTTGGAGGCGGGCAGGGCCACGTACTCGGCGAAGGCGCCGTCGCGGTTGACGCCGAGGCCGATGGTGTTGCGGCACAGGTGGCGGCGGCCGGCCAGGCAGTTGCGGCACTTGCCGCAGACCAGGTGGCCCTCGCCGCTGACCAGGTCGCCGACCGCGATGTCCGCGACGCCGGCGCCGATCTCGGCGACCTCGCCGACGAACTCGTGGCCGAGCACGAGCGGGGTCCTGATGCTCTGCTGCGCCCAGCCGTCCCACTTGCGGATGTGCAGGTCGGTGCCGCAGATGCCGGTCCGCAGCACCTTGATCAGCACCTCGCCGGCGCCGATCTCGGGCTTCGGGACGTCCATCAGCCAGAGTCCGGGCTCGGCCTTGTGCTTGACGAGTGCCTTCACGGGCAGCGGCTCCTGACGTGCGAGTGGGGCGGCCTGCGAGGGTGGGCAGGTCGGCGGGGCCCGGAGCGGCCGTTCCTGGCAGCCGCGCCTCCGGGCAGGCAGAAATCTGCCTGGTGGGAGGGGGTGCGGTCCATCGAGGAATTCTTAAGGGTGGCCACAGCTGGGCTGAACGATCGTGCCCGGCGGCGGGCCCGGCGGCGGGTGCGGCGTGCCGGTGGCCACTCGTTCGGCGGAGCGCGGGCGGGGATCCTTCGACGCCTTCGACGCGTTCGCCGTGTTTCGACACCTTCGGCACCGAGCCGCCAGCCGGGTTGGGGCGCTCGGGTGGGCGGTGGGCCCGTTCGGGCCAGCCCCGCGGCGGCCGACGCGCGGGCCGATCGGGGCGGTGCTTACGGTGGCGACGCTCCCCCGCGGCCCCCGTGGAGCAGCGCTCCGGGGCCGTCCGCCGCAGAGAGGCGCCTCGACAACATGACCAAGACCCGACGGCCGCGTCCGGCCGTTCCCCGCTCCGCCCGCCGGGCGACCGTCGCCGCCCTCGCGCTGACCGGCCTGCTCGCCTCCGGGGCCTGCTCCGCCGATCGGCAACCGGCCCAGCAGGGCGGCGCGGCCGTCACCGCCGAACCGGTCGCGATCAGCCCGTCCGCGACCTCCGGCGCGGTGGTGCCGCTCACCCCCGCCGTCACCGCCCGGCTGGACGCGGCGATCAGGCAGGTGATGAGCCAGGCCTCCGTCCCCGGCGTGATCGTCGGCCTCACCACCCCGAACGACAGCTACGTGCGTGCCTTCGGCGTCGCCGACAAGCCCGCCGGGACGCCGATGTCGCCCGATCTCTACATGCGGATCGGCAGCGTGACCAAGACCTTCACGGCCACCGCTATCCTCCGGCTGGTGGACCAGGGCAAGGTGGGCCTGGACGACCCGGTCTCCAAGTACATCCCGAACGTGCCCAACGGCGACCAGATCACCCTGCGCGAGCTCGGCGACATGCGCAGCGGCCTGTTCTCGTACAGCTTCGATCCGGACTTCCAGCAGGCGTTCTTCAGCGACCCGAACCGGCCCTTCACCCCGGACCAGTTGCTCGCGTACTCGTTCAAGCACCCGCCGAACTTCCCGCCGGACGCGAAGTTCGAGTACTCCAACACCAACGCGATCCTGCTCGGCCTGGTCGTCGAGAAGGTCAGCGGGCAGTCGCTCTCCGATTTCATGAAGCAGCAGGTGTTCACCCCGGCCGGGCTGAACAAGACCGTCCTGCCGACCGACGCGGCCTTCCCGGACCCGCACGCCCACGGCTACACCAACCAGACGCTGAACGGCGCGACCGCGGACTCCACCACCTGGAACCCGTCCTGGGGCTGGGCGGCCGGCGCGGTGATCTCGAACCTCACCGACCTGCAGACCTGGGCGAAGGTGCTGGCCACCGGCTCGCCGCTGATCAAGCCCGCGACCCAGGCCGAGCGGCTGAAGAGCAAGACGACCGGCACCCCGGACATCGACTACGCCTTCGGGGTGTTCGAGACGCACGGGTGGATCGGCCACAACGGCTCGCTGCCCGGCTACCAGAGCGTGGTGGTGTACCTGCCGCAGGCGCAGGCCAGCCTGGTGATCATGCTCAACACCGATGTGTCGCACGAGGGTTCGGAGCCCTCGACGCTGCTCGCGCGGGCGATCACGCAGATCGCCTCGCCGAACAACGTCTACACGCTCCCGCCCCAACCGTCCGGCGGCTCGTCCGGCGGCTCACCCTCGGCCAGCGCCTCGCTGCACATCTCCTGAAGGAGCACCGAGCCAAGGGCCCGAACCGGTGCGCCGGTTCGGGCCCTTGGGACATGACCGTCCGTCACATTCCCAGCACGCGCCGCAGATCGTACGAGACCGGCTCCTCCAGCTGTGCGTACGTGCAGCTCTCGGGTGTGCGGTCCGGCCGCCAGCGGCGGAACTGCGCGGTGTGCCGGAAGCGGTCGCCCTCCATGTGGTCGTACGCGACCTCCACCACGCGCTCGGGCCGCAGCGCGACCCAGGACAGGTCCTT
The nucleotide sequence above comes from Streptomyces kaniharaensis. Encoded proteins:
- the tdh gene encoding L-threonine 3-dehydrogenase codes for the protein MKALVKHKAEPGLWLMDVPKPEIGAGEVLIKVLRTGICGTDLHIRKWDGWAQQSIRTPLVLGHEFVGEVAEIGAGVADIAVGDLVSGEGHLVCGKCRNCLAGRRHLCRNTIGLGVNRDGAFAEYVALPASNVWVHRVPVDLDVAAIFDPFGNAVHTALSFPLVGEDVLVTGAGPIGIMAAAVAKHAGARNVMITDVSPYRLDLAREVGVTLALNVAEHTIEEGQQKLGLREGFDVGLEMSGRPEAMQSMIANMTHGGKIAMLGLPAEQFPVDWASIVTSMITIKGIYGREMFETWYAMSVLLEGGLDLSPVITGRYAATDFEAAFDDAASGNCGKIILDWTA
- a CDS encoding serine hydrolase domain-containing protein, producing the protein MTKTRRPRPAVPRSARRATVAALALTGLLASGACSADRQPAQQGGAAVTAEPVAISPSATSGAVVPLTPAVTARLDAAIRQVMSQASVPGVIVGLTTPNDSYVRAFGVADKPAGTPMSPDLYMRIGSVTKTFTATAILRLVDQGKVGLDDPVSKYIPNVPNGDQITLRELGDMRSGLFSYSFDPDFQQAFFSDPNRPFTPDQLLAYSFKHPPNFPPDAKFEYSNTNAILLGLVVEKVSGQSLSDFMKQQVFTPAGLNKTVLPTDAAFPDPHAHGYTNQTLNGATADSTTWNPSWGWAAGAVISNLTDLQTWAKVLATGSPLIKPATQAERLKSKTTGTPDIDYAFGVFETHGWIGHNGSLPGYQSVVVYLPQAQASLVIMLNTDVSHEGSEPSTLLARAITQIASPNNVYTLPPQPSGGSSGGSPSASASLHIS